Proteins from a genomic interval of Methanohalophilus levihalophilus:
- a CDS encoding SRPBCC domain-containing protein — MKTNTDLEALSGISNEAIIKATEHDWVKWMDYLDSTHASDLPHKEIVALLQDDGGLGNAWWGQTITNTYEKYIGRRKTGEMETGFQIGVQKSFSIPLEDAWELITSAEGMKIWLGDAVKLEEKAVYETKDGITGEIRIFKPDSHIRMTWKLPDWDKESTLQLRVIPKANSTAITFHQEGLKKESMREEMRQFWKEKLKLLSEFAGQ, encoded by the coding sequence ATGAAAACAAATACAGATCTTGAAGCGCTTTCAGGAATCTCCAATGAGGCTATCATCAAAGCCACAGAGCATGATTGGGTTAAGTGGATGGACTATTTGGATAGCACACATGCTTCTGATTTGCCGCACAAAGAAATAGTGGCTTTGCTTCAGGATGATGGCGGATTAGGAAATGCATGGTGGGGACAAACGATTACCAATACTTATGAAAAGTACATTGGGCGAAGAAAAACCGGGGAAATGGAAACTGGCTTCCAGATTGGTGTCCAGAAATCATTTTCTATTCCTCTTGAAGACGCATGGGAATTGATAACTTCCGCTGAAGGTATGAAAATCTGGCTTGGTGATGCTGTCAAATTGGAAGAAAAAGCGGTTTATGAGACAAAAGATGGAATCACCGGTGAGATTCGGATATTCAAACCAGATTCCCATATTCGAATGACATGGAAACTTCCAGATTGGGATAAGGAATCAACTCTCCAGCTTCGGGTAATTCCGAAGGCTAACAGCACAGCGATTACATTCCATCAGGAAGGATTGAAAAAAGAAAGCATGCGGGAAGAAATGCGTCAATTCTGGAAGGAAAAACTCAAATTGCTAAGTGAATTTGCAGGTCAATGA
- a CDS encoding AI-2E family transporter, with translation MDNKIAAKIAIALLFTGILAYAITSALYPFIEFFLAAIILYTIIDPVYKAILKRTRLNSGIVAIGVIALVILLMIIPIYYLFVLIAAQISQVLANVISQIDLMDVDYEQINELVAMLNLEEKAADIISAAGTFLSGLIIDAVQNIGTEIIGLTILVFLLYYLLTTDDTKLRKIVFDVTPFSGRNTYVLLDEMKNIIHSTVIATLMIAAIQGTLLAITFYLVGIQGALLWGFITAILSIIPVIGAPIIWIPAIIFKIIQADYYAAVAILIAGIIISNVDNFLRPFIQKKVGAIHPFVSLLGIFIGIFLFGLVGIVVGPMLLASFILMLKMFNEEFLQN, from the coding sequence ATGGATAACAAAATAGCAGCCAAAATTGCGATTGCATTGCTTTTTACAGGCATACTTGCCTACGCAATTACTTCTGCACTCTATCCTTTTATAGAATTTTTCCTGGCAGCTATCATCCTCTACACAATTATAGATCCTGTTTACAAAGCAATCCTGAAAAGAACCCGGCTCAATTCCGGCATTGTGGCTATTGGTGTGATAGCACTGGTTATACTACTGATGATAATTCCTATCTACTACCTCTTTGTGCTTATCGCCGCACAGATCAGCCAGGTACTGGCAAATGTGATATCACAAATAGATTTAATGGATGTGGATTATGAGCAAATAAACGAACTCGTTGCAATGCTCAACCTCGAAGAAAAAGCTGCGGACATAATATCAGCTGCAGGCACCTTTTTGAGTGGACTCATTATTGATGCAGTCCAGAATATAGGAACCGAAATAATAGGGCTTACGATTCTTGTATTTCTTTTGTATTACCTTTTGACCACCGATGACACAAAACTCAGAAAAATCGTATTTGACGTCACACCTTTTAGCGGCAGGAACACATATGTCCTGCTAGACGAGATGAAAAACATAATCCATTCAACGGTTATCGCAACCCTCATGATCGCAGCCATACAGGGCACTCTTCTTGCAATTACTTTTTATCTGGTCGGGATACAGGGAGCACTTCTCTGGGGTTTCATCACAGCCATCCTGTCAATAATTCCAGTAATCGGAGCACCCATAATATGGATCCCGGCAATTATTTTCAAGATTATCCAGGCAGACTACTATGCTGCTGTGGCAATTCTGATAGCTGGAATTATAATCAGTAATGTTGACAATTTCCTGCGACCGTTCATCCAGAAAAAGGTCGGGGCAATCCATCCATTTGTATCCCTGTTGGGAATATTTATCGGGATTTTCCTGTTCGGTCTTGTAGGAATTGTTGTAGGTCCAATGCTACTGGCATCATTCATATTGATGCTTAAAATGTTTAATGAGGAGTTTTTGCAGAATTAA
- the alaXM gene encoding alanyl-tRNA editing protein AlaXM: MDAIYLEDCYLKEFEATVESVTDGKFVVLDKTAFYPQSGGQPHDTGKLIHDGKECKVVFTGKFGGKISHELEDCDLKAGDTVKGIVDWDRRYLFMKYHTACHILSAIIHSETGAKISGNQLGEEKTRVDFNLENFDRELIGSYQEKVNEVIDRKIDVNIDILPREEAFEIPSVVKLKDAFPPDIQEIRVINVGDVDNQACGGTHVKNTGEIPHIEIFKAENKGKNNRRIYFRFVE; this comes from the coding sequence ATGGATGCTATTTATCTCGAAGACTGCTACCTGAAAGAGTTTGAAGCCACTGTAGAAAGTGTCACAGATGGCAAGTTTGTAGTTCTTGACAAGACTGCATTTTACCCGCAGTCCGGTGGCCAGCCTCATGACACCGGAAAACTGATCCACGACGGGAAAGAGTGCAAAGTGGTCTTTACAGGTAAATTTGGTGGGAAAATCAGTCATGAATTGGAAGACTGTGACCTGAAAGCAGGTGACACTGTGAAAGGAATCGTTGACTGGGACAGGCGATACCTATTCATGAAATACCATACTGCATGCCATATTCTCAGTGCCATCATTCATAGTGAGACCGGCGCAAAGATTTCAGGAAACCAGCTCGGAGAAGAAAAAACGAGAGTTGATTTCAACCTTGAGAACTTTGACAGGGAACTAATCGGTTCCTATCAGGAAAAAGTCAATGAGGTTATTGACAGGAAAATCGATGTGAATATCGATATACTTCCCAGGGAAGAAGCCTTTGAGATACCTTCTGTGGTAAAACTGAAAGACGCATTTCCCCCTGACATTCAGGAAATCAGGGTCATAAATGTAGGAGATGTTGACAATCAGGCATGTGGCGGAACACACGTCAAAAATACCGGAGAAATCCCCCACATAGAAATCTTCAAGGCTGAAAACAAAGGTAAGAATAACAGAAGAATTTATTTCAGGTTTGTCGAATAA
- the hflX gene encoding GTPase HflX: protein MRYNSLSKAKCGFSMNDVILVQRTIPGSKERDNIRKLAELKELAFAAGYNVVDSLVQQHHPDRRFHIGKGKAEELAALVAEYHPLKMIFLNPLTITQVYNLSELCQCEVIDKFQLILEIFATRATTSRSKLQVELAKLEYELPRARKLVSLLKQEERPGFMGMGGYEDSYEQDLKKRISRIRKELKITIRSGATRRESRHEQGFSLISLAGYTNAGKSTLFNTLVSEDVESMDMLFTTLSPTTRSINISGRRALLTDTVGFIEDLPHFLVDAFRSTLEDVFFSDIILLVVDASDPADVIRKKLAVSHDIFWKQLENAVLITVFNKSDLVFPGELEAKIEALEYLSPNPVIVSAKESIGLDALKEVIHSNLPKWERFTISLPNSDEGMSILSWLMEQGIVHSTEYGEAIVVDAEARDSVMNRAKALARNISAA, encoded by the coding sequence ATGAGATATAACAGTCTCTCGAAAGCAAAATGCGGTTTTTCCATGAATGATGTAATTCTTGTTCAGCGTACGATTCCCGGAAGTAAGGAAAGGGATAACATCCGAAAACTCGCAGAGCTGAAAGAACTCGCTTTTGCTGCAGGATATAATGTTGTTGATTCTCTTGTCCAGCAGCATCATCCAGACCGCCGTTTTCATATCGGAAAGGGCAAAGCCGAAGAACTTGCCGCACTTGTGGCTGAATATCATCCATTGAAAATGATTTTCCTGAATCCTCTCACGATTACGCAGGTTTACAACCTGTCTGAACTATGCCAATGCGAGGTTATTGACAAATTCCAGCTAATTCTTGAAATCTTTGCTACAAGAGCAACCACCAGTCGATCCAAATTACAGGTTGAACTTGCAAAACTTGAATATGAACTTCCAAGGGCACGTAAACTTGTATCCTTGCTGAAACAGGAAGAGCGTCCCGGTTTTATGGGAATGGGTGGATATGAGGATTCCTACGAGCAGGATCTCAAGAAAAGAATCAGTAGGATCAGGAAAGAACTCAAAATTACTATTCGAAGTGGTGCTACACGCCGGGAGAGCCGACATGAGCAGGGTTTCTCACTGATATCTCTCGCAGGTTATACCAATGCCGGGAAAAGTACCCTTTTCAACACTTTAGTTTCCGAGGATGTGGAAAGCATGGATATGCTTTTTACAACTCTTTCACCAACCACTCGCTCTATTAACATTAGTGGACGGAGGGCATTGCTTACCGATACAGTAGGTTTTATTGAGGATCTTCCTCACTTCCTTGTGGATGCTTTCCGGTCTACACTTGAAGATGTATTTTTTTCGGATATCATCTTGCTAGTTGTCGATGCCAGTGATCCGGCTGATGTTATCAGGAAAAAGCTTGCTGTTTCCCATGATATTTTCTGGAAGCAGCTTGAAAATGCAGTTCTTATAACCGTTTTCAATAAATCTGATCTTGTATTTCCCGGGGAACTGGAAGCAAAAATCGAGGCACTTGAATACTTAAGTCCGAATCCAGTCATTGTTTCTGCAAAAGAAAGCATAGGTCTAGATGCACTCAAAGAAGTCATTCATTCAAATCTTCCTAAATGGGAACGATTCACTATTTCATTGCCAAATTCAGACGAGGGAATGTCAATTCTTTCATGGTTGATGGAGCAGGGGATTGTACATTCCACTGAATACGGGGAAGCAATTGTGGTTGATGCAGAAGCAAGGGATTCGGTTATGAATAGAGCAAAAGCTCTTGCCCGGAACATTTCAGCAGCTTAA
- a CDS encoding PHP domain-containing protein, with protein MLFDLHVHSCFSKDSDSDPDSLLQWAKINGLDGFAVCDHDSVEGGQACAKRARELDCDILVIPGIEVSSAEGHVLVLGVDKAIPPGMSVPETIKRARELGGTVIIPHPFKRTSHGIGYVEGLDIDAVEVYNSRCLTSYANRRAKMIADRLGIPHVGGSDAHEPRMIGRSYTEIDAPEKTVEAVLSAIKNGNVKAGGGRTPPQFVVKQMFKGLKKKVQA; from the coding sequence ATGCTATTCGATTTGCATGTTCATTCCTGTTTTTCAAAAGACAGTGATTCGGATCCGGATTCTCTGTTACAATGGGCGAAGATTAACGGACTTGATGGGTTTGCTGTCTGTGATCATGATTCGGTGGAGGGGGGGCAGGCCTGTGCCAAACGTGCCAGGGAACTTGATTGTGATATTCTTGTAATTCCGGGGATTGAAGTCAGCTCTGCTGAAGGCCATGTTCTCGTTCTTGGAGTGGATAAAGCGATTCCTCCGGGGATGAGTGTACCTGAGACAATAAAACGTGCCCGCGAATTGGGGGGAACTGTAATAATCCCACATCCGTTTAAGCGGACTTCTCATGGTATCGGCTATGTGGAAGGCCTGGATATTGATGCAGTCGAAGTTTACAATTCACGCTGTCTCACATCGTATGCCAACCGTCGGGCAAAAATGATTGCCGACAGGTTAGGTATCCCGCATGTGGGTGGAAGTGATGCCCACGAGCCACGTATGATAGGACGCTCCTACACTGAAATTGATGCTCCTGAGAAAACCGTTGAAGCAGTGCTTTCGGCAATCAAAAACGGAAATGTGAAAGCAGGCGGTGGGCGCACTCCTCCTCAATTTGTTGTTAAACAAATGTTCAAGGGCCTGAAAAAGAAAGTACAGGCATAA
- the dph5 gene encoding diphthine synthase, protein MLYFVGLGLFDEKDVSLKGLEVIKQADEVYVEFYTSRLMGSDQEKMEALYGRELTVLSREEVEQNPWWLERAKDKDVVFLTGGDTMVSTTHVDLRLRAHRLGIPTRLIHGSSIVSAICGLSGLQNYRFGKAATVPHPYTSSRGNTIISESPYDAIIKNIEQDLHTLVFLDIDKDKGYMTVPEAVNLLLAVDSRRDGMLSERIGVGIARAGSPAPVVKADFLPQLKEYDFGEPLQILVIPASLHFLESEALVELASAPEEVLEIDE, encoded by the coding sequence ATGCTCTATTTTGTTGGTCTGGGTCTTTTTGATGAGAAGGATGTATCCCTGAAAGGTCTGGAAGTGATTAAGCAGGCTGATGAAGTTTATGTTGAATTTTATACATCCCGCCTTATGGGTTCTGATCAGGAGAAAATGGAAGCCCTTTATGGTCGGGAACTGACTGTTCTTAGCAGGGAAGAAGTGGAACAGAATCCATGGTGGCTGGAAAGAGCAAAGGACAAGGATGTTGTTTTCCTTACCGGTGGAGACACAATGGTTTCCACCACGCATGTGGATTTGCGACTTCGTGCACACAGGCTGGGAATCCCAACCAGGCTAATTCATGGATCCTCTATTGTGAGCGCTATTTGCGGTCTGTCGGGTTTACAAAACTACAGATTTGGAAAGGCTGCGACAGTTCCTCATCCTTACACAAGCAGCCGGGGGAATACTATCATCTCGGAATCCCCTTATGATGCTATAATCAAGAACATTGAGCAGGATTTGCATACTCTTGTCTTCCTTGACATTGACAAAGACAAAGGTTACATGACTGTCCCGGAAGCTGTAAACCTGCTTCTCGCAGTTGACAGTCGCAGGGATGGGATGCTTTCGGAGCGCATTGGTGTGGGAATTGCCCGTGCAGGTTCTCCTGCTCCGGTTGTCAAGGCTGATTTCCTTCCCCAACTCAAGGAGTACGATTTTGGGGAACCACTCCAGATCCTCGTAATTCCGGCTTCATTGCACTTCCTTGAATCCGAAGCACTTGTGGAACTTGCAAGCGCTCCGGAAGAAGTGCTGGAAATTGACGAATAA
- a CDS encoding DUF2209 domain-containing protein, translating into MLDTIIAVDISGRHYEDNRYFMVSAAVALSYSEGNIRGIEGIHIIPFSSVKPPEVTDVVHMVEETVEGTGINGTVVAERGDMFNQPEDLVKQMFRVDFKYPESMAEKLGIEFAHHVSLSSRNLLLKQEVHEI; encoded by the coding sequence TTGCTAGATACAATTATTGCTGTAGATATATCAGGACGTCACTATGAAGACAACAGGTACTTCATGGTAAGTGCAGCGGTGGCATTATCCTATTCAGAAGGGAATATCAGGGGGATAGAAGGCATCCATATAATTCCATTTTCCAGTGTAAAACCACCAGAGGTTACTGATGTTGTGCATATGGTAGAAGAGACCGTAGAAGGTACTGGGATTAATGGGACTGTTGTAGCAGAAAGGGGGGATATGTTCAACCAGCCCGAAGATCTGGTAAAGCAAATGTTCCGTGTTGATTTCAAATATCCTGAATCCATGGCTGAAAAACTGGGAATTGAATTTGCACATCACGTATCATTAAGCAGTCGCAATCTCTTGCTAAAGCAGGAAGTGCATGAGATATAA